The window TGTTTCCACACCCCTTCGTGATGACGTGTGAGTTCGGGGCAGCCTCGACCCTCTGGACGACTCCATCACGTGTGACTGAATTCTCTCGTCGGCCACGTAGCAGGTGGAACGGTATCAACACCGCGTACAGGCCGGCGTTTACCCCACTCGCGACGAAGATAGCTCCCCCGACACCTGCGATGACAGATAGCGTGAACGTCTGAGTAAAGTTGATGTGTACACAAACCCATACACAAACCAAGATGGCATCCAAGAACATCGGGATCAAAGAGGACGTCTACGAGCGTCTCAAAGCGCACAAACGAGGTGATGAGAGCTTCAGTGAGACACTCGATCGCCTGCTCCACGAATTCGACTCGGACTGGCGGGCCAACGTGGGATTCCTCACTGACGACGAAGCTGCCGCTCTCGAGACGGCGGTCGCTCAGGGTCTCGACGATACTGACGATTCCCTCGTCGATCTCGGTGAGGAAATCGACGAGCGATTGCAGGAGGAGTCGTGAAACTCGTCGACGCGTCGTTTCTCATCGACTACGCCCGTGGCGACGAGGCGGCAATTTCGTATCTGGCCGCTCACGACGACGCGCAGATCGGCGCGTCGACGATCGTCCTCTCGGAACTCTACCGTGGATTGCTGATCACCCAAGATATGACGCGGGAGGCGGCCCTGTCGAAGTACGAGTGGGTCGAACCAGTTCCCTTCACCAACGACGCCGCAGCCGAGGCAGCCGACATCTACGCCGAACTCCGCTCCAGCGGTGAGATGATCAACAAGAGCGACATCTACATCGCAGGCACTGCCCGGAATCTCGGTGTCCCGCTCGTCGTCGCAGACACCGATTTCGATGCAGTGAGCGACTTGGATATCGAGACGTACCAGCCTTGACATCCTCCCCGCGCTAAAACGCGAGGATTCCTCCGTTGGGGGTTCGGCTACCGAGTCACGGAAGCAACTTGCGGGTTCGTGCGCACTTCTTTGGGACTTTCATGAGGGTGTGGTTTCCCCGACCAATCGTGGTCGTCCCACTCGAATCGCACGGGCCGTGCCATCGGCCTGATTTCGCAATCGCTGTTTTCCCGAAGGAACGTCTCTGACGCCGTGAGGTCGGCGTGGCCCTTGAACCCACACGGACAGGTCAGCGTATCCTCGTGGCGAACCGTCTCCTCGTGCTCGCCACACTCGGGGCATGTTTGACTCGTCCATGCTTCCGACTCGGCTTCGAGGCTGATGCCGTACTCCTCACAGACGCACGCGAGGCGGTGGATGAACTTTTTGAACGCCCAGAAGTTGTGCGTCTTCTCGTTCACCCTGACCGACCAGTGCGTTTCCAGCACGTCGGTCAGGTCGCCCACGTACACCGTCGCCACGCCCTCGTCGTATAGTCGTTCAACGAGGTCGCGCACCAGCGCGTTCTGTGCGTGGTCACGACACTTCGTCCGCTGTCGGTACAGCCGTCGAATCCGATTCGAGGAGTAACGCCCCTCTCGGAGTTTTGACTGTAGGCGGGCGATCTCGTCGGTCGTCTCGCGGAACCGTCCGAACAACTCCCGTCCGTGGTAGAGGTACTGGTTTCCAGTGGTCGTGGAACAGGCGACGAGGTTGTTCGCGCCAACGTCGAGGGCGGCTTCGTGAGAAGCCAGTGGTGAATCCAGTCGAGAATCAGGGACGGTGACTGGTTGAAAAGCCCTGAACGTGTCGCTCACCTCGTCGTACTCAAGTTCCAGACGACCCTGTTTGCCGTCCCACTTCGGGTTGCCTCGGACTTCGAGGCGGAGTCGTTCGTGGTAGCCGAGTCCGTATTCGTCTTTCAGTTCTTGCCCGACAGGGATTTCGAGACGGCTACGCTTGCCCCACTCAATCGTGTACTGGTTGCATCGGATGTAGGTACGGAGTTCGCGTCCGTCGTCCTCGTTGCCCCAGTACGACGGTGGGTTTGCGTACTCGCCTTTCTCCTTGAGGGCGAAGAACGACCGCCACGCTTCGCTGTTCTTGCGCGTGACCTGTTGGACAGTCGCGCTTCCGACGACACCGTTGTACTGTCCACGGTATTCGGAGGTGTCCCATAAGTCGCCGTCACCGAAGTAGTTCTGACGACGTTCGTAGGTTAGTTCGTTCCACAGAGAGGCGGAGGCGTCGAGTAGCCGTAGGAGGCACTCCTTGTCGTTCTCAGTCTGTGGCGCGACCTCGAAGGTGTTGACGCGCTTCATGCGTCGTCATCCTCCTGTTCAGCGATGTAGCGTTCGACAGCGCCTTTCGAGGCACTACCCGCCGTACCGACGTAGTATGAACGAGTCCACTTCACGCGGTCGTCGTAGCGGTTGTTGTACTTCCGCGCCGAGATGCCCTTGAGCCAGTTGACGATGAGGGACGGGGCGTTCTTCGGTGGACTCCCGATGAACAGGTGTACGTGGTCGGGCATGACCTCGGACTCGGCCAGTTGGAGGCCTTTGTCCTCACAGATTTCCGTGAAGATGGTTTTGAGACGTTCCTTCGTCTTCCCCGTCAGGTTCGAACGCCGACATTTCGGAACGAACACTATGTGGTAGTAGAGTTCGTATTTCGCGTGACGGGTACTCTTTACCATCTATGTATACTATCACGGCCAGACGCGTTAAAGATTGCGTTGGAACCCGTCTATGCCATCGTCGGCGGTTGGATACTGTTGGTCGGCTTCATCCCCGCCCTGAAGGGCGGGGCTTTTGCCTCGAATTTTCCGTAAGACCCACCACGCCGCGTTCGACCGGAACCTGTTCACCATCGACTCCGAGTACCGGGTTCAGGTCGATCCAGCATTCGAGACACAGAGTGACCTCCTCCAGCGAACACTCGTCGATCGTGACGGCGACCGACTCGCAGACCTCCGTGGGCGTGTCGACGAGGATCGACTGGCAGAGCACAACGCGTCGGTCGCGTGGGTTACCAGCTGACGCCGATACTCTCTCCTGCCTCTGTTGAAATCCTCAGCGACTGAACGTTTGCTGAGGCCGTGCTGAATACAGAGCGCGAATCAGTCACCTCCGGTGGTTGGCACTCGTGAAGAGCGCGGAATAGGACAGGTGGGCTCGTCGATACATTGTGCAGGGTGTTTTTGTTCTGTACACCCCTTGAGACGTGCAATGGCCGATGAAGAGCGCCCCCAGATACTCGATGATATCGGTGACTTCGAATCGATTTCGATGGAGGACGCCATCTCGATTCTCGGCGAACAAACTCGGATGAAGATAATAGTCGAGCTGGGGAAGGCTTGGGACGAGCGCAACCACCAACAACAGAAGCTACGTTTCTCAGAACTGATGGAGGCGGTCGGGGTGACTGACAGCGGACAGTTCAATTACCACCTCGACAAGCTGATCGGGACGTTCGTTGGCAAGTCCGAGGACGGCTACTGGCTTCCAAATCCCGGAATGAGGCTCTACCGGCTGATCGTCTCCGGGACGGTAACAGAACGAGGGGTACGGGAGGATATCGACGTCGACGACTGCCCGTCGTGTGGCGGTACGGTATGGGCAACGTATCGAGACGACAACGCCCTGGCATTCACCTGTAAAGACTGCGCTACGGGATACGCAGTGATTCCAATCTCCCCACGTGGGTTCACGGACCGAACCGACGAGGAGGCTCTCCAGGCCGCCTTTCGAACATTCTACTGTGAGCTACGACTCGCGAGACAGGGCATCTGCCCAGCCTGTGACGGCCATGTGGAGGCCAAGCTTGTCGACGATCTGAACGAACGGCTCGAAGCGCTATCTGCCAGTGGCGTAATCAGCAGCCTCAAATGTAGAATGTGCAATAATTACTACTACTCGGATCTCTCTTCTATTGCCCTGACAACGGACGAAGTACGGCGGTTCCTGATCGATGGTGGCCTCGAGCCACCGCTCGTTCGAGAGTGGCACGACGTAACGGTCGCAGCTGACGAGTCGGTGACTGTCGTCCAAACCGACCCGCTTCGGGTCGAAATCACATTCGCTGTGGACGGCGAGACAATCGACGCTACGTTCGATAGCGATCACCGCGTGGTCAGTTCGACCCGATCCGACGAGTAATTCCGCCTCGGCCCGGACCTGCAGTGTTTTCATCCCGAAACGAACTGTCGCGCATGGGCGCCACATTTTGGGAAGCCAGCTTCTGAAAACCCGCTAACAGAATTGTCGTTCTGAGAGCACTTTTCTGGTCGCCCAGTCGTTCTCTGTGTATGTCCAATACCACTCTGGACGACGACTCGGCTGAAACGGAGGACAAGAACCAATTAGACCCAGTATTCATGGGAGCCGGAATGTTCCTCGGTGCGGCACTCGGATTGGTCGTAGGATTCACACTAGACATGCCTGCTCTCGGGGCCGGTACCGGGATGCTGCTGGGGATGTCGAGCGGCATTGCTCTCGGCTTCTGGAAAACGAACCAGTGAGATGCAACGTCGCGAGGCGTGTCACAACCGACCGTCCCCTCCCAAGTCAGGTTTCGTCACAACAGCCTTGTTGAACTCCCCACTCGGTGAGTGGATTCAGCAATCCTACTGAATATACGGCGTAAGTCAGTCACCCGAGAGACTCGGAATCTACTTCCACCCGTTCGAAGATTAGACACACATGAACGGACTCCCGTTGGTCGTCGGCGGCCTCGGTACTGGGCTCGTCGCCGGTTCCCTCTTTGGGGCACGACACGCACTCGAACCCGATCACGTCGCCGCTGTTTCGACCCTCGTCGAGGACGAGGAGCGTCCGGGAATCACCGGCGCAGCGTGGGGGACTGGCCACTCGCTGCCGATCCTCCTGCTTGGGGGACTGTTCCTCGCGCTGGACGTCCAGATACCGACCAACATCGCAACAGCGTTCGAACTGCTCGTTGTGGTCGTTCTCGTCGGGCTTGGTGTTCGAACACTCGCTGGTCGTGAGGCACTCGGCCTCGCGCTCCTACGACACGTTCATGACGAGCAAGACACCTCTGGCGGACGGAATCACAGGCATCTGGACGTGGCCGGTAGACGCATCGGCCTCCTGCACTCTCATGAAGATGAAGAATCGCTAGCTGTCGGTATCATCCATGGATTGGCCGGAAGCGGTGGCGTCGTCATCGCGCTTGCAGCCGCCTCACAGACGACAGTCGGGGGGACGGCCTTCCTACTCGGATTCTCGCTGGCGAGCATTCTCGCAATGGGGGTTGCTGCGTGGACGTGGGGACAGGCGATTGGGCAGTCACGCAAGCTCCGCCTCGTTGCTGGCGGGGCCAGCGTACTCGTTGGTATCCTGTTGTTCGCCGAGATTGTCGGGCTTACTCCACCATTCTGACGAACGGCAGTTCCACGTACAACCGAGTTAGCTCTTGGCGTGACTAACTCTTCATCTACTGCTTACTCAGAATGTGTCACGCACTTGCTGTAACGACCCACTGTATCCTCTCACGTTCAGATCGTCGTCGAGCGACGTTTGACGCGTCCATCGATTACCGCGACGGCGTCTTTCTCTTCCAGACGTCGCACAATCTCCTGTACGGCCACTACACGCCGGTCGAGTTCCTGTTGCAGGTCAGCCATCGATTTCGGTTCGTCAAGCGCGTGTAGCACTTCGAGCTCCTCGTAGACGCGCTCAGTGATCTCCGCCACGGGGTCGTGCAACGGTGTCGTCACATTGTGTTGTTCGGTGAGGGCAGTCAACGCTTCGTTGACGTACGTCACGAACAGCTCTTGCTCTAAGAGTTCGACCTGCATCTCGAGTTCCGCTTCGACGACGTCGAACTCGAGGCCGGTCTGCATCAACGAGAACATATCCTCGATGTCGTCCACCCGACCGGCAACCGCTTTGAACAGGAAAATGTCTTCTGGACTCACGAGCTCGATCCCGAGATTCCCAGGGCCGAGATAGCGTTCGCTCCGCTCACGGATGCCTGGAGACAGAATCAGTTTGCCGACCACCTGCTGGTTGAAAACGTCGATACGACACCCGTCATCGTTCTCGAGGATGCGCTGGGCACCGAGTTCTTCGTACTCTTCGTCTGGTTCCTGGACGATAGCGTATCCTAGTTCAAGGAGCACCGCCTGTAGCTGACTCAGATCGTCGCCGGAAGAAACGATGAGGTCGATGTCTTTGGTCGTCTCTTTGAGTCCGCGAAACGCCATCGACCCACCGCCAATCAAGAAGACGGTGAGTGGGTTGTCCAGCTGCTGGCCGATGTGCTCGAGTTCTGAGCGAATGTATGCGCTATCAAATCGCGCCCTCATGGCGCCACCTCGTACTCCTCAGCGAGTTCCAGGAAGTCCTCCCACTCGGGAAGTCGAGCCGTCCGCTGGGCACCGCTGGTGTCGAGATACGTGTAGAGGTTGTCGACGACGTCGTCGACGCCGTACTTGGTGGCTTGGACTCGGAGTTCGTCGCGGTCGATGTCGACGTGACTGAGCAGGAGCAGACAGTATGACTGCGTTCGTGCGCCCGAATCGACCACGAGCATGTGGCAGCACAACATCTCCGGCGAGAGTTCGCTCGTCGCCTCTGAATAGAGGTAGTACCGACGGTCACGTGCCAACAGCGGGAGACCGTATCGCTGGAACTGGTCTGGGCCTGTCGGAATGAAGTGTTCGTCAGCGATTTCTATCGTCGTCTGCACAAGGAACTCGCCCAGAGACTCCCACAGAATCGTGTAGGTGTCGGTCTGTGCTTCGACAGTCTGACGGTGGACGTGATGGGCAAGCTCACGAGCGAATACGCTCAGCTGTTCGAAGCCGTCGTTCAGTGCGTACGCCCCGTCGTCAGTTTGGTAGACGATTCCGCGATGCTGAAGCGGGGCTAGCGTACGGTGGACGGTGCTTCGGTGGACGTCAGCGCGACGTGCGAGTTCAGTCGCGGTCCGTGGGGTATCGAGGTAGTAGCACACACGGAGGGCTGCCCCTGACAACAGCTCCGGCCAATCGATGTGTGAATACTGCTGTGTGAGGTTCGTGAGTAACTCGAGTGCCTTCGCGTCCGACAGTCGAATCCGTTTTGTTTTCCCCTGTCGACGTGTCTCGACGAGAC of the Salinirubrum litoreum genome contains:
- a CDS encoding RNA-guided endonuclease InsQ/TnpB family protein translates to MKRVNTFEVAPQTENDKECLLRLLDASASLWNELTYERRQNYFGDGDLWDTSEYRGQYNGVVGSATVQQVTRKNSEAWRSFFALKEKGEYANPPSYWGNEDDGRELRTYIRCNQYTIEWGKRSRLEIPVGQELKDEYGLGYHERLRLEVRGNPKWDGKQGRLELEYDEVSDTFRAFQPVTVPDSRLDSPLASHEAALDVGANNLVACSTTTGNQYLYHGRELFGRFRETTDEIARLQSKLREGRYSSNRIRRLYRQRTKCRDHAQNALVRDLVERLYDEGVATVYVGDLTDVLETHWSVRVNEKTHNFWAFKKFIHRLACVCEEYGISLEAESEAWTSQTCPECGEHEETVRHEDTLTCPCGFKGHADLTASETFLRENSDCEIRPMARPVRFEWDDHDWSGKPHPHESPKEVRTNPQVASVTR
- the tnpA gene encoding IS200/IS605 family transposase, whose product is MVKSTRHAKYELYYHIVFVPKCRRSNLTGKTKERLKTIFTEICEDKGLQLAESEVMPDHVHLFIGSPPKNAPSLIVNWLKGISARKYNNRYDDRVKWTRSYYVGTAGSASKGAVERYIAEQEDDDA
- a CDS encoding PIN domain-containing protein, which codes for MKLVDASFLIDYARGDEAAISYLAAHDDAQIGASTIVLSELYRGLLITQDMTREAALSKYEWVEPVPFTNDAAAEAADIYAELRSSGEMINKSDIYIAGTARNLGVPLVVADTDFDAVSDLDIETYQP
- a CDS encoding antitoxin VapB family protein; the protein is MASKNIGIKEDVYERLKAHKRGDESFSETLDRLLHEFDSDWRANVGFLTDDEAAALETAVAQGLDDTDDSLVDLGEEIDERLQEES
- a CDS encoding winged helix-turn-helix domain-containing protein, yielding MLTEGEVRALTALHGEQTVSDLATNLNRSLSYTSELVERLETAGLVETRRQGKTKRIRLSDAKALELLTNLTQQYSHIDWPELLSGAALRVCYYLDTPRTATELARRADVHRSTVHRTLAPLQHRGIVYQTDDGAYALNDGFEQLSVFARELAHHVHRQTVEAQTDTYTILWESLGEFLVQTTIEIADEHFIPTGPDQFQRYGLPLLARDRRYYLYSEATSELSPEMLCCHMLVVDSGARTQSYCLLLLSHVDIDRDELRVQATKYGVDDVVDNLYTYLDTSGAQRTARLPEWEDFLELAEEYEVAP
- a CDS encoding DUF6036 family nucleotidyltransferase, whose translation is MRARFDSAYIRSELEHIGQQLDNPLTVFLIGGGSMAFRGLKETTKDIDLIVSSGDDLSQLQAVLLELGYAIVQEPDEEYEELGAQRILENDDGCRIDVFNQQVVGKLILSPGIRERSERYLGPGNLGIELVSPEDIFLFKAVAGRVDDIEDMFSLMQTGLEFDVVEAELEMQVELLEQELFVTYVNEALTALTEQHNVTTPLHDPVAEITERVYEELEVLHALDEPKSMADLQQELDRRVVAVQEIVRRLEEKDAVAVIDGRVKRRSTTI
- a CDS encoding DUF7351 domain-containing protein, encoding MADEERPQILDDIGDFESISMEDAISILGEQTRMKIIVELGKAWDERNHQQQKLRFSELMEAVGVTDSGQFNYHLDKLIGTFVGKSEDGYWLPNPGMRLYRLIVSGTVTERGVREDIDVDDCPSCGGTVWATYRDDNALAFTCKDCATGYAVIPISPRGFTDRTDEEALQAAFRTFYCELRLARQGICPACDGHVEAKLVDDLNERLEALSASGVISSLKCRMCNNYYYSDLSSIALTTDEVRRFLIDGGLEPPLVREWHDVTVAADESVTVVQTDPLRVEITFAVDGETIDATFDSDHRVVSSTRSDE